Proteins encoded together in one Prochlorococcus marinus str. MIT 9211 window:
- the uvrA gene encoding excinuclease ABC subunit UvrA encodes MSPSLDKNKRKSLTIESHEDVIRIRGARQHNLKNIDLTIPRNSFIVFTGVSGSGKSSLAFDTIFAEGQRRYVESLSAYARQFLGQVDKPDVDAIEGLSPAISIDQKSTSHNPRSTVGTVTEIQDYLRLLFGRAGEPHCPECHRPIKPQTIDEMVDQILSLPEGTRYQLLSPVVRGKKGTHAKLLSGLASEGFARVRINKEVRELSDNIELDKNHSHSIEVVVDRLIAREGIQERLTDSLRTALKRGEGLALIEVVPKKNEELPKNLERERLFSENFACPIHGAVIEELSPRLFSFNSPYGACPECHGIGHLKKFTLDRVVPDPSLPVYAAVAPWSDKDNSYYFSLLYSVGEAFGFEIKTPWKELTQEQQDVLLNGSEKPILIQADSRYKQKGGFKRPFEGILPILERQLSDANGESVRQKLEKYLELVPCSTCSGKRLRPEALAVKIGPYAINEFTETSVSQTLERIEQLMGVGESTAASTPLLTPRQIQIADLVLREIRLRLKFLLDVGLDYLSLDRPAMTLSGGEAQRIRLATQIGAGLTGVLYVLDEPSIGLHQRDNDRLLTTLQRLRDLGNTLIVVEHDEDTIRAADYLVDIGPGAGVHGGEIIAEGSIDNLLAASKSLTGAYLSGRSAIPTPKERRKSGKKHLRLINCDRNNLQNISVDFPLGRLVAVTGVSGSGKSTLVNELLHPAINHELGLKVPFPKGMKEIRGINAIDKVIVIDQSPIGRTPRSNPATYTGAFDPIRQIFAAAVEAKARGYQVGQFSFNVKGGRCEACRGQGVNVIEMNFLPDVYVQCDVCKGARFNRETLQVKYKGYTIADVLEMTVEQSVDVFSAIPQAADRLRTLVDVGLGYIKLGQPAPTLSGGEAQRVKLATELSRRATGKTVYLIDEPTTGLSFYDVHKLMDVIQRLVDKGNSIIVIEHNLDVIRCSDWIIDLGPDGGDRGGNVIATGTPEEVAEHSDSYTGSYLKNVLAKHPP; translated from the coding sequence ATGAGTCCTTCATTGGATAAAAATAAAAGAAAATCTTTAACCATTGAATCGCATGAAGATGTAATACGAATTCGTGGTGCGCGTCAACATAATCTAAAGAACATTGATTTAACGATTCCAAGGAATAGTTTTATTGTTTTTACAGGTGTAAGCGGTAGTGGTAAAAGCTCCTTGGCCTTTGACACTATTTTTGCTGAGGGCCAACGCCGTTATGTTGAAAGTCTTTCTGCTTATGCACGTCAATTTTTAGGTCAAGTTGATAAACCTGATGTAGATGCCATAGAAGGCTTATCTCCAGCAATTTCAATCGATCAAAAATCAACCAGTCATAACCCACGTTCAACTGTTGGGACAGTTACTGAAATACAGGATTATTTACGTTTGTTGTTTGGTAGAGCAGGAGAGCCTCATTGCCCTGAATGTCATAGACCTATTAAGCCTCAAACCATAGATGAAATGGTTGATCAAATACTTTCTTTGCCTGAAGGCACTCGATATCAACTACTTTCTCCCGTTGTAAGAGGCAAAAAAGGCACTCATGCCAAATTATTGTCGGGATTAGCTTCAGAAGGCTTTGCTCGGGTACGAATTAATAAAGAGGTACGAGAATTGTCAGATAATATTGAACTTGATAAAAATCATTCTCATTCAATAGAAGTTGTTGTAGATCGTTTAATTGCCAGAGAAGGTATTCAAGAACGTTTAACAGACTCTTTACGAACGGCATTGAAGCGGGGAGAAGGTTTGGCTTTAATTGAGGTGGTGCCTAAAAAGAATGAGGAGCTACCCAAAAATTTAGAACGAGAAAGACTTTTTTCGGAAAATTTTGCGTGCCCTATTCATGGAGCTGTTATTGAAGAACTCTCTCCTCGATTATTTTCTTTTAATAGTCCTTATGGCGCATGCCCAGAATGTCATGGGATAGGGCATTTGAAAAAGTTTACTCTTGATCGAGTAGTACCTGACCCTTCTCTGCCTGTATATGCTGCAGTTGCTCCGTGGAGTGATAAGGATAACTCTTATTATTTTTCTTTGCTGTATTCAGTTGGTGAAGCATTTGGTTTTGAAATTAAAACGCCATGGAAAGAATTAACCCAAGAGCAGCAAGATGTTTTGCTTAATGGTTCTGAAAAACCAATTTTGATACAAGCTGATAGTAGATATAAGCAAAAAGGGGGGTTTAAACGTCCTTTTGAAGGCATTCTTCCTATTTTGGAAAGGCAATTAAGTGATGCAAATGGAGAATCAGTTCGACAGAAATTAGAAAAATATTTAGAGTTAGTACCTTGTTCTACTTGCTCGGGTAAAAGACTTCGACCAGAGGCTTTAGCTGTCAAGATAGGACCATATGCAATTAATGAATTTACAGAAACGAGCGTTTCGCAAACTCTTGAACGTATTGAACAATTAATGGGTGTAGGAGAGTCAACTGCAGCTTCTACTCCTTTGTTAACTCCTCGGCAAATTCAAATTGCAGATTTGGTTTTAAGAGAAATTCGCTTACGATTGAAGTTTCTTCTTGATGTTGGCCTTGATTATCTTTCTTTAGATAGACCTGCGATGACTTTATCTGGAGGAGAGGCTCAAAGGATTCGCTTAGCAACTCAGATTGGAGCTGGTTTGACAGGTGTTCTTTATGTATTGGATGAGCCGAGTATTGGATTGCATCAAAGAGATAATGATCGGCTATTGACTACTCTTCAGAGATTACGTGATTTGGGTAATACACTTATTGTTGTGGAGCATGATGAAGACACTATTCGTGCTGCTGATTATTTGGTTGATATTGGTCCTGGAGCTGGTGTTCATGGAGGTGAGATAATAGCTGAGGGATCAATAGATAACTTATTAGCTGCAAGTAAATCTTTGACTGGTGCATATTTAAGTGGCCGTTCGGCAATACCGACACCTAAAGAACGTCGAAAAAGTGGTAAGAAACATCTTCGTTTAATTAATTGTGACCGTAATAATTTACAGAATATATCAGTAGATTTTCCTTTAGGTCGTTTGGTAGCTGTTACAGGAGTGAGTGGAAGTGGTAAAAGCACTTTGGTTAATGAATTGTTGCATCCTGCTATTAATCATGAATTAGGTTTGAAAGTTCCTTTTCCGAAAGGTATGAAGGAGATCCGTGGAATTAATGCTATTGATAAAGTAATTGTGATTGATCAATCACCTATTGGTAGAACACCGCGATCTAATCCTGCTACCTATACAGGTGCTTTTGATCCAATTAGGCAAATTTTTGCAGCTGCCGTGGAGGCTAAAGCTAGAGGATATCAAGTTGGTCAATTTAGCTTTAATGTTAAAGGGGGTCGATGTGAAGCTTGCCGAGGTCAAGGTGTAAATGTAATTGAAATGAATTTTTTGCCAGATGTTTATGTTCAGTGTGATGTTTGTAAGGGTGCTCGATTTAATAGAGAAACTTTGCAAGTCAAGTATAAAGGCTACACAATTGCCGATGTATTAGAGATGACTGTAGAGCAATCAGTAGATGTATTCTCTGCAATTCCTCAAGCTGCTGATAGGTTAAGAACCTTAGTCGATGTTGGCCTTGGTTATATAAAGTTAGGCCAACCGGCACCAACACTTTCAGGAGGTGAAGCACAGCGAGTCAAACTTGCCACAGAATTATCTCGTAGGGCAACAGGCAAAACTGTGTATTTGATAGATGAGCCAACTACAGGACTTAGTTTTTATGACGTTCATAAATTAATGGATGTGATTCAACGGCTAGTAGATAAAGGGAATTCCATTATTGTTATTGAACATAATCTTGATGTTATTAGATGCTCGGATTGGATTATTGATTTGGGCCCTGATGGTGGTGATCGTGGAGGCAATGTCATTGCTACTGGGACTCCCGAAGAAGTGGCTGAACACTCAGATAGTTATACCGGCAGCTATTTGAAGAATGTTTTAGCAAAACATCCCCCTTAG
- the recN gene encoding DNA repair protein RecN, translating to MLAKLRIKNIGLIDSLELSFQKGFTVFTGETGAGKSILLDAIDLLLGGNPVTNSSRILSVDSDFCSIEGFFKPNSLVNSWLKKNNFNFEKNELSISREWKLTDGKWKSRFQLNCQVVSRQYILGLRPFLADLTAQGSANKLSSLTNQLKWIDKLGANEIDNALSKVKLHWNEWKLLSDKLTRARSEYENIQNNYRKMQNTLEELEMAGINDPSEDLNLKQEEDRLVHGVRLQESLCLLFNSLKESMDNSPTALDSLSLSVRELKCITELDNSLRPQLDQVLDLYTNLQVLINDLDQYYSLLESDPNQLNKIQERRVFLKDLKSKYNRDLQQLILYREQLRESLNNEAPDIALELLEQHEKNARIQRDKSNADLSQLRRKVANNFEITLIEHMQLLGLSTASFQVQINSTLPSDNGSDQVNFLFSANPGQPLSPLVEIASGGEISRFLLALKAILAQVDGSSILIFDEIDTGVSGRVSSAVANLLKEISLCRQVFCVTHQPLIAAVADHHFSISKVLINGSNRSKVHQLKAFQERQAELAELAGGDFAEASIYAASLLEKKAA from the coding sequence GTGCTAGCTAAATTGCGCATTAAGAACATTGGTTTGATAGATAGTTTAGAACTTAGCTTTCAAAAGGGCTTTACTGTTTTTACAGGTGAGACAGGAGCCGGCAAATCAATTCTTTTAGATGCTATTGATTTGTTGCTTGGTGGTAACCCAGTAACAAATTCTTCTCGTATCCTTTCAGTTGACTCAGATTTTTGTTCAATTGAAGGTTTTTTTAAACCAAATTCATTGGTAAACAGTTGGCTCAAGAAAAATAATTTTAATTTTGAGAAAAATGAACTTTCTATTTCTCGGGAATGGAAGCTTACTGATGGCAAGTGGAAAAGCAGATTTCAATTAAACTGCCAAGTCGTCAGTCGTCAGTATATTTTAGGGTTACGGCCATTTTTAGCTGATCTCACTGCGCAAGGTAGTGCTAATAAATTGAGCTCTTTAACTAATCAACTCAAATGGATTGATAAATTAGGGGCTAATGAAATAGATAATGCATTATCTAAGGTAAAGCTTCATTGGAATGAATGGAAGTTACTATCAGATAAGCTAACTAGAGCAAGAAGTGAATATGAAAACATACAAAATAATTATCGAAAGATGCAGAATACTTTAGAAGAGCTTGAAATGGCTGGAATAAATGACCCTTCTGAAGATTTAAATCTCAAACAAGAAGAAGATAGACTCGTTCATGGAGTTAGGCTTCAAGAGAGTCTTTGTTTACTCTTTAATTCGTTAAAGGAATCTATGGATAACTCTCCTACTGCATTAGATTCTCTTTCTCTTTCTGTTCGTGAATTAAAATGCATTACTGAATTAGATAATTCTTTACGCCCTCAATTGGATCAAGTTCTAGATTTATATACTAACTTACAGGTGCTTATTAATGATCTTGATCAATATTATTCATTGCTTGAAAGTGATCCAAATCAATTAAATAAAATACAAGAGAGAAGGGTGTTTTTAAAAGACTTAAAATCTAAGTATAATCGAGATTTGCAACAATTAATTCTTTATAGAGAGCAATTAAGGGAATCTTTAAATAATGAAGCACCTGATATAGCATTGGAACTTTTAGAACAACATGAAAAAAATGCCAGAATTCAAAGAGATAAAAGTAATGCTGACTTATCTCAGCTGCGGAGAAAAGTAGCTAATAATTTTGAAATAACTTTAATAGAACATATGCAGCTTTTAGGTTTATCAACTGCGTCTTTTCAAGTGCAAATTAACTCTACTCTCCCATCAGATAATGGATCAGATCAGGTTAATTTTTTATTTTCTGCTAATCCGGGACAACCTTTGAGCCCTTTAGTTGAAATCGCTTCCGGAGGTGAAATTTCTCGCTTTCTTTTGGCTTTAAAAGCTATCCTTGCTCAGGTTGATGGATCAAGCATTCTAATTTTTGATGAAATTGATACTGGTGTTAGTGGTCGTGTAAGTTCAGCTGTGGCAAACCTTTTAAAGGAAATATCTCTTTGCCGTCAAGTTTTTTGTGTTACTCATCAACCATTAATTGCTGCAGTGGCTGATCATCATTTTTCGATATCTAAAGTTCTAATAAATGGATCTAATCGTTCTAAAGTACATCAGCTAAAGGCTTTTCAAGAACGTCAAGCGGAGCTAGCTGAACTTGCTGGGGGTGATTTTGCTGAGGCAAGTATTTACGCTGCAAGTTTATTAGAGAAAAAAGCTGCCTGA
- a CDS encoding ABC1 kinase family protein has translation MNKELTDFIEAEGLQQYDPEAISAIYKKHPFRLIKRLWETLIPISLFLLGVGWEKLIGLLKNEEKARKRAKEFTDLLVDLGPAFIKAGQALSTRPDIVPRVVLEELAQLQDQLPGFESNLAMACIEEDLGIKKEEIFSNIEKEPISAASLGQVHKGTLLNGDKVAVKVQRPGLREQITLDLYIVRSIAIWLKNNIKLIRSDLVALIDELGRRVFEEMDYINEAENALKFRKLHSHNRNIAVPKIYKEITSKRILTMEWIDGVKLTELAAVKKLGIDPDRMIEIGVNCSLQQLLEHGFFHADPHPGNLLALEDGRLCYLDFGMMSDVTRKSRTGLIQAVVHLVNKNFDKLSKDFVELGFLSEEVDLEPIVPAFESVFSNALEMGVNKMDFKSVTDDLSGVMYKFPFQLPPYYALIIRSLITLEGIALSVDGDFKILGAAYPYFARRLMEDPDPQLRKSLKEMLFDGNTFRWNRLDELISSASKQADIDIENLLDKVLDFLFSEKGGVLRNELVEAIINKFDAITWNTVQSINKKLPIQIRSNSINSNQSDFMIEIEPIKKLVSILESLPGFNREIIIKKVPRILKEKDTRKMGIKIAKGITEKSMVRMIKLAAGVNQ, from the coding sequence ATGAACAAAGAACTAACAGATTTCATAGAAGCAGAAGGACTGCAACAGTACGATCCAGAAGCAATTTCTGCAATTTATAAAAAACACCCATTTAGATTAATCAAAAGATTATGGGAAACTTTGATACCTATCAGCTTGTTTTTATTAGGTGTTGGCTGGGAAAAACTAATAGGACTATTAAAAAATGAAGAAAAAGCTCGAAAAAGAGCAAAAGAATTTACTGATCTATTGGTAGACCTAGGGCCAGCTTTTATTAAAGCAGGGCAAGCCCTCTCAACAAGACCGGATATTGTTCCGCGAGTAGTTTTAGAAGAACTAGCACAGCTTCAGGACCAACTACCTGGTTTTGAATCAAATTTGGCTATGGCATGTATTGAAGAAGACCTAGGAATTAAAAAAGAAGAAATTTTTTCTAATATTGAAAAAGAACCTATTTCTGCAGCTTCGTTGGGGCAAGTACATAAAGGTACTTTACTAAATGGAGATAAAGTAGCTGTTAAAGTTCAAAGACCAGGCTTAAGAGAGCAAATAACTTTAGATTTATACATAGTAAGAAGTATAGCTATATGGCTAAAAAACAATATTAAATTAATTAGAAGTGATTTAGTTGCATTAATTGATGAGCTAGGAAGAAGAGTATTTGAAGAAATGGATTACATCAATGAAGCAGAAAATGCACTAAAATTTAGAAAATTACATTCTCATAATAGAAATATTGCTGTACCAAAAATATACAAAGAGATAACAAGTAAAAGAATCTTAACAATGGAATGGATAGATGGGGTGAAACTAACGGAACTAGCGGCTGTTAAAAAACTAGGAATAGATCCTGATAGAATGATTGAAATAGGAGTTAACTGTAGTCTTCAGCAGCTTTTAGAGCATGGTTTCTTTCATGCTGACCCTCACCCAGGTAATTTACTAGCCTTAGAAGATGGGCGATTATGTTATCTAGATTTTGGTATGATGAGCGATGTCACTAGAAAATCTAGAACAGGCCTTATACAAGCTGTTGTACATTTAGTAAATAAGAATTTTGACAAATTATCTAAAGATTTTGTAGAGCTTGGATTCTTATCTGAAGAAGTAGATTTAGAGCCAATAGTGCCAGCATTTGAAAGTGTATTTAGTAATGCATTAGAAATGGGTGTAAATAAAATGGATTTCAAAAGTGTTACAGATGACTTGTCAGGTGTTATGTATAAATTTCCTTTTCAACTGCCGCCTTATTACGCATTAATCATTAGATCATTAATTACGCTTGAAGGAATAGCATTAAGTGTTGATGGTGATTTTAAGATACTTGGAGCAGCATACCCATACTTTGCTCGTAGACTTATGGAAGATCCAGATCCTCAACTTAGAAAAAGTTTAAAAGAAATGCTTTTTGATGGAAATACTTTCAGATGGAACAGATTAGATGAATTAATTTCTAGTGCTTCAAAACAAGCTGATATAGATATTGAAAACTTATTAGATAAAGTTTTAGATTTTCTATTTTCTGAGAAGGGGGGAGTCTTAAGGAATGAACTTGTAGAGGCTATTATTAATAAGTTTGATGCTATTACATGGAATACTGTTCAAAGCATAAATAAAAAACTTCCTATACAAATCAGATCAAATTCTATAAATAGTAATCAAAGTGATTTCATGATAGAAATAGAGCCTATCAAAAAATTAGTTAGTATATTAGAAAGCTTACCAGGTTTTAATAGAGAAATAATTATAAAGAAAGTTCCAAGGATACTAAAAGAAAAAGATACAAGAAAAATGGGAATTAAAATTGCAAAAGGAATAACTGAAAAAAGCATGGTCAGAATGATTAAATTAGCTGCAGGAGTTAATCAATAA
- a CDS encoding alpha/beta hydrolase — MKNRYIKMKFIYLTCTSLLLFTQCLPKANAAEKVNFVKGMFSRSITIKELEHFTKTGIRKGILSKVIKKKEKEKAINVLTREYKAPIVLTSKLLNSKIGNAILLRIAKVVNPYTIPDESISILAIRSATIKALDLGDEKISLLRFLKAYPSDVLTINVTELYKVLNKVETMSALMKFYADSPLEKLKN, encoded by the coding sequence ATGAAAAATAGATATATCAAAATGAAATTTATATACTTAACTTGTACAAGTTTATTATTGTTTACTCAATGCTTACCAAAAGCAAATGCTGCTGAAAAAGTAAATTTTGTAAAAGGTATGTTTAGTAGAAGTATAACAATAAAAGAATTAGAGCATTTTACTAAAACTGGTATTAGAAAAGGTATTCTTTCAAAAGTGATCAAGAAAAAAGAAAAAGAAAAAGCAATTAATGTTTTAACAAGGGAATATAAGGCTCCTATTGTTCTAACTAGTAAACTTTTAAACAGTAAAATTGGAAATGCTATTTTATTGAGAATTGCAAAAGTAGTTAATCCCTACACTATTCCCGATGAATCAATCAGTATATTAGCAATCAGATCTGCAACGATAAAAGCTTTAGACTTAGGTGATGAAAAAATTAGTTTGCTTCGATTTTTAAAAGCTTATCCAAGTGACGTCCTTACAATAAATGTAACCGAGCTTTATAAAGTTCTAAATAAAGTGGAGACTATGTCAGCTTTAATGAAATTTTATGCAGATTCTCCGCTTGAAAAATTAAAAAATTGA